Proteins encoded by one window of Musa acuminata AAA Group cultivar baxijiao chromosome BXJ2-9, Cavendish_Baxijiao_AAA, whole genome shotgun sequence:
- the LOC103973686 gene encoding protein LUTEIN DEFICIENT 5, chloroplastic — protein MAFNLSSSLLQVAHISSKPRLQRKALAAASSRRPFGRKAESPAHLRSTPSLPLRPTGRSFRCSSSSNDRGDEDQAVTEVQRPLEENRRAELAARIASGEFTVQQPGWVLALRNGLSTLGLPHEFLERLFSRWACSGSGELLEIPQARGSVDAVAGQAFFIPLYELFLTYGGIFRLNFGPKSFLIISDPDIAKHILKNNSKAYSKGILAEILEFVMGKGLIPADGEVWRVRRRAIVPALHQKYVSAMINLFGKASFGLCEKLDAAASDGEDVEMESLFSRLTLDIIGKAVFNYEFDSLTHDNGIVEAVYVALREAEMRSTSPIPTWEIPIWKNISPRQRKVSEALKLINTTLDDLIAICKRMVEQEELQFHEEYMNEQDPSILHFLLASGDDVSSKQLRDDLMTMLIAGHETSAAVLTWTFYLLSKAPEVVAKLQDEVDSVLGDRSPTIEDMKKLKYTSRVINESLRLYPQPPVLIRRSLEDDVLGKYPISRGEDIFISVWNLHRSPKHWVDAESFNPERWPLDGPNPNESNQNFSYLPFGGGPRKCIGDMFATFETVVATAMLIRRFNFQMALGAPPVEMTTGATIHTTKGLKMTVTRRTRPPIIPTLETKVVTVDGDLQLSSTLSNAAAISSGAPKEDQQGEISTAAHQSQQVTG, from the exons ATGGCTTTTAAcctctcctcctctcttctccAAGTCGCCCATATCTCATCCAAACCGCGGCTGCAACGCAAAGCCTTGGCTGCTGCCTCTTCTCGTCGTCCGTTTGGTCGTAAAGCTGAGTCACCCGCACATCTCCGATCTACTCCGAGCCTCCCCTTGCGGCCTACAGGGCGTTCCTTCCGATGCTCGTCCTCCAGCAACGACCGTGGTGACGAGGACCAGGCGGTGACGGAAGTCCAGCGGCCGTTGGAGGAGAACCGGAGGGCTGAGCTCGCCGCCCGCATCGCCTCCGGCGAGTTCACCGTCCAGCAGCCTGG GTGGGTTCTTGCGCTGAGGAATGGGCTTTCGACTCTGGGGCTGCCGCACGAGTTCTTGGAGCGGCTGTTCTCGAGATGGgcctgcagcggcagcggtgaGCTCCTTGAGATCCCTCAGGCGAGAGGATCGGTTGATGCCGTTGCAGGGCAGGCCTTCTTCATCCCTCTCTACGAGCTCTTCCTCACTTATGGAGGCATATTTCGCCTCAACTTCGGCCCTAAG TCCTTTCTGATTATTTCGGACCCGGACATTGCTAAGCACATACTGAAGAACAACTCCAAGGCTTATTCCAAG GGTATACTAGCAGAAATTCTGGAGTTTGTGATGGGGAAGGGTTTGATTCCAGCTGATGGTGAGGTTTGGCGTGTTAGGAGACGTGCAATTGTTCCGGCATTGCATCAGAAG TATGTGTCTGCGATGATAAACCTTTTTGGGAAAGCTTCATTTGGACTGTGTGAGAAGTTGGATGCTGCAGCCTCGGATGGAGAGGATGTGGAGATGGAGTCGCTCTTTTCACGGTTGACACTTGACATAATTGGAAAGGCAGTTTTTAATTATGAGTTTGATTCATTAACCCATGATAATGGAATTGTCGAG GCAGTATATGTCGCCCTGCGGGAAGCAGAGATGCGTAGTACTTCTCCCATTCCTACTTGGGAAATTCCAATATGGAAAAACATCTCCCCAAGGCAGAGGAAGGTTTCAGAAGCCCTTAAGTTGATTAATACGACACTGGATGATCTTATTGCTATCTGCAAG AGAATGGTAGAGCAAGAAGAATTGCAATTCCATGAAGAATACATGAATGAGCAAGATCCTAGCATTCTTCACTTCCTACTTGCTTCTGGAGATGAT GTCTCTAGCAAACAACTTCGAGATGATTTGATGACAATGCTTATAGCTGGTCATGAAACATCTGCTGCAGTGTTAACATGGACATTTTATCTTCTTTCTAAG GCACCAGAAGTAGTTGCTAAGCTCCAGGATGAG GTTGATTCTGTTTTAGGTGACCGATCTCCAACAATTGAGGACATGAAGAAACTGAAGTATACTTCTAGAGTAATTAATGAA TCATTGAGACTTTACCCACAGCCACCTGTTTTAATCCGTCGTTCTCTCGAAGATGATGTGCTCGGAAAGTATCCAATAAGCAG GGGTGAAGACATTTTCATTTCTGTATGGAACCTCCATAGAAGTCCTAAGCATTGGGTTGATGCTGAGAGTTTCAATCCTGAAAGGTGGCCATTGGATGGACCGAATCCAAATGAAAGCAATCAGAATTTCAG TTATTTACCATTTGGTGGTGGACCACGAAAATGCATTGGAGACATGTTTGCCACCTTTGAG ACAGTGGTTGCGACCGCAATGCTAATTAGGCGATTCAACTTCCAAATGGCCTTAGGAGCTCCCCCG GTAGAGATGACTACAGGTGCAACGATCCACACAACCAAGGGCTTGAAGATGACAGTTACACGTAGGACAAGGCCTCCCATAATCCCCACCTTGGAGACCAAAGTAGTAACAGTAGATGGTGATCTGCAACTGAGCTCGACCCTGTCCAATGCTGCAGCAATTAGCAGTGGTGCACCTAAAGAGGATCAGCAAGGTGAAATCTCTACAGCAGCCCACCAGTCTCAACAAGTTACTGGCTAG
- the LOC135623395 gene encoding uncharacterized protein LOC135623395: protein MAAASTALRPLFLPHLPTTATVAVRLHPPPLLLPLRSLRSSLPPSRSRLSPVVFAQSNLFKAIQTAWKIGKDVTEAGANLVPDSIPRPIARIGIITVAVTIALFILKSFVSTVFFVLAVMGLVYFVFVSLNTDELSTRSKITTSNEEETLEEARRIMEKYK, encoded by the exons ATGGCCGCTGCTTCTACGGCTCTCCGCCCACTTTTCCTTCCCCATCTCCCGACCACCGCCACCGTCGCCGTCCGCCTCCACCCCCCGCCTCTCCTCCTCCCGCTTAGAAGCCTCCGGAGCTCTCTCCCCCCTTCGCGTTCTCGCCTCTCCCCCGTCGTCTTCGCCCAATCCAACCTGTTCAAGG CCATTCAGACAGCTTGGAAAATTGGAAAAGATGTGACAGAGGCTGGAGCTAATCTGGTGCCG GATTCAATTCCTCGACCAATAGCAAGGATTGGCATCATTACTGTTGCTGTCACTATTGCCCTCTTTATTCTGAAGTCCTTCGTATCTACTGTATTCTTCGTATTG GCCGTGATGGGACTCGTATATTTCGTCTTTGTTTCCTTGAACACGGACGAACTCTCTACGCGTAGCAAGATCACCACATCCAATGAGGAGGAAACATTAGAAGAAGCAAGAAGGATAATGGAGAAGTACAAGTAG